Proteins from a single region of Elusimicrobiota bacterium:
- a CDS encoding kelch repeat-containing protein: MRNLLRALLIVTTALTAAAVQADAQSRRVHHTSSLLPDGNLLIVGGRNDVGTVLQTAEIFPSQRDGPTVAAAAMIFSRSSHTATVLPDGRVLVAGGIDNGGTYLNNAEVYNPVTNSWLTVNFPGGAPGRHSHTATLLPSGRVLIAGGQDSAGTLTGSCILFRPGPGFDDFVSVTALQQPRGGHTATLLYNGKVFVAGGYLFPGPDYSVSTELYDYAANVWTPGPSLITKRAYHSATGLGNRNVLIAGGYNARNTKETQGILETTEIYNPISDSISPGQPMQERKMLHTAELDPSGVVTLFGGLGNVTTYYYKTTYNFENPSTLIDTVLALSTGIISTASNLNVVLQPQLAVAANGSIVDGDIFISSPTATLEDGKVYFSTRTTRFSINGYPVVNGRVNYYGDPVPMTNPSGTIIFDARNAGTPDTPSGAGSTLVIAAGAGCAGNSTCDISGGTLRLGSIDVAFPMTDYVPPSSTILTGQARIITANITESGSDTIGAYALSLTSGTCDLTGGSVVPTTDLTGAHINMANRDFLGVRGSIVISTTTARASPVLPVSLTVSGVTLRLQYIVSPVNLAGIGFDYDIATVTIRRMIFGDVEHYDPSKNTMAFGAAGAPRYNHTSVLTPNGDEAFFGGQTCGDATCSAFLTLRTDTPGALIPVPASDTPWQTLASANMLASRSHHTTTVLPDGRLLAAGGTNGTVVLNAAELYDPQTGVWAATGGMRYPRNLHTATLLPNGRVLAAGGFISIGSTGATRSAELFFPETGTWVPTSQMVSSRSYHTSVLLPDGNVLVAGGYDASGNYLNTAEIYITTAMVWRPIPSMSVARGQHTMSLQQNGKVLVAGGVNSTVRGEVEEYNPTTGLWTLRTSLSQSRYAHSATLLRDGRLLVTGGSDGYGEIAAAEIYNPVTNAWAYTTSFGGGNGNDMLVPRLRHNATLLPDGKVLVTGGIDRLGQPVIDTEGFDVDHSTWQLQGKLAAARAYHSTLLAHNGMVVLVGGFTGLDRLNSVEYRYYAPGTIDQASPPPSLRQPTIVSIDTMTFVQGTSITLRGTHFQGNGEASGGRGNAQSSHHLPRVYIQRMDGSGNNTQSDSGFVVDLTTRVYDPAYNAWSIMDSSITLQIPTSTGLAPRGWYQIRVAANAQFSDAMSIQIGPPRPSASPGIPSGIVLGVSSISWTWNAAGGSFDGYIVYSATNGVFIATAPTNVFIQRNLGPDTVAAIKVAAFNISGDGPVITSSVPYTTPSGDITGLSGAPQSPTSILWSWSNNSAASSYNVFATTSGTRIATVGTPSFLMSGISTNTAYGLQIQAITDTGNGLLSPGVTVYTYAAAPGAGIPALNYVSTGGFLATWQANQNPTGTTFNLKILPDGTGAAVAITDITDLTRGLTVDNAAMVPNTLYHVSVAAVNGDGIESAYTALGSTCTLANPAASPTVAFTDPASIGVVWGANSNSSTTTWQIVVSSDNFVNHYSTPIAYSSSYTALSATLSGLLTGLTYDIRIYARNQYGAETAFVSTRAFTDNGGGPVGSLAILAPKNAMTVMSGNIGSGRKIFVRVPPNTFSEDVRLFISSYSVLNCGNINAAVVVTPIPYLQAKGPFELGISYNTGEANLGSVATLGMVRYDETSRACVPLQSRVDDASRLVTAQLNHLSIYQLAQLSPSSTIETARVFPNPLYKNSQSYFTFDRLPAGSRVRVFTLHGEELFDRTANASGLLTWDAANKSGRPVASGLYLAVIEANGNRRTLKIAVVR, translated from the coding sequence ATGCGGAACCTACTTCGCGCTCTGCTCATCGTGACCACCGCCCTGACGGCCGCGGCCGTGCAGGCCGACGCCCAGTCGCGCCGCGTCCATCACACGAGCTCGCTGCTTCCCGACGGGAACCTCCTCATCGTCGGCGGCCGCAACGACGTGGGCACCGTGCTCCAGACCGCCGAGATCTTCCCGTCCCAGCGCGACGGCCCCACGGTAGCGGCCGCCGCGATGATCTTCTCGCGCTCCTCGCACACCGCGACCGTCCTCCCGGACGGGCGCGTGCTCGTAGCCGGCGGCATCGACAACGGCGGGACCTACCTCAACAACGCCGAGGTCTACAACCCCGTCACGAACTCGTGGCTCACCGTCAACTTCCCCGGGGGCGCACCCGGCCGGCACAGCCACACCGCGACCCTGCTGCCCAGCGGCCGCGTCCTCATCGCCGGCGGACAGGACTCCGCGGGGACGCTCACCGGCTCCTGCATCCTCTTCCGCCCGGGCCCGGGGTTCGACGACTTCGTGTCGGTCACCGCGCTCCAGCAGCCCCGCGGGGGCCATACCGCGACCCTCCTTTACAACGGCAAGGTCTTCGTGGCCGGCGGCTACCTCTTCCCCGGCCCGGACTACTCGGTCTCCACCGAGCTCTACGACTATGCCGCCAACGTCTGGACCCCCGGCCCCAGCCTCATCACGAAGCGCGCCTACCATTCGGCGACCGGGCTCGGGAACCGCAACGTCCTCATCGCCGGCGGCTACAACGCCCGCAACACCAAGGAGACCCAGGGCATCCTGGAGACCACCGAGATCTATAACCCGATCTCGGACAGCATCTCGCCCGGCCAGCCGATGCAGGAACGGAAGATGCTCCACACCGCGGAGCTCGACCCGAGCGGGGTCGTGACCCTCTTCGGCGGTCTGGGCAACGTCACTACCTATTATTACAAGACGACCTACAATTTCGAGAACCCTTCGACCCTCATCGACACGGTGCTGGCGCTCTCGACGGGCATCATCTCCACGGCGAGCAACCTCAACGTCGTCCTGCAGCCCCAGCTCGCGGTCGCGGCCAACGGCTCCATCGTCGACGGAGACATCTTCATCTCGAGCCCCACGGCCACGCTCGAGGACGGGAAGGTCTACTTCAGCACGCGCACCACGCGCTTCTCCATCAACGGCTACCCCGTCGTCAACGGCCGGGTCAACTATTACGGCGACCCGGTCCCGATGACGAACCCGAGCGGCACCATCATCTTCGACGCCCGCAACGCGGGGACCCCGGACACGCCCTCGGGCGCGGGGAGCACGCTCGTGATCGCGGCGGGCGCCGGCTGCGCGGGCAACAGCACCTGCGACATCTCCGGCGGCACGCTGCGCCTGGGGAGCATCGACGTCGCCTTCCCCATGACCGACTACGTCCCTCCCTCCAGCACCATCCTCACCGGCCAGGCGCGCATCATCACGGCGAACATCACGGAATCGGGCAGCGACACCATCGGCGCCTACGCGCTCTCCCTCACCTCGGGGACCTGCGACCTGACCGGCGGCTCCGTCGTGCCGACCACCGACCTCACGGGCGCGCACATCAACATGGCCAACCGCGATTTCCTCGGTGTCCGCGGCTCGATCGTCATCAGCACCACGACCGCCCGCGCGAGCCCCGTGCTCCCCGTGAGCCTCACCGTCAGCGGCGTCACGCTTCGTCTGCAGTACATCGTGAGCCCGGTGAACCTGGCCGGGATCGGCTTCGACTACGACATCGCCACGGTGACCATCCGGCGCATGATCTTCGGCGACGTCGAGCACTACGACCCCTCCAAGAACACCATGGCGTTCGGCGCCGCCGGCGCTCCGCGCTACAACCACACCTCCGTGCTGACCCCCAACGGCGACGAGGCCTTCTTCGGCGGGCAGACCTGCGGCGACGCCACCTGCAGCGCCTTCCTCACCCTGCGCACCGACACTCCCGGCGCCCTCATCCCGGTGCCTGCCAGCGACACCCCCTGGCAGACCTTGGCGTCGGCGAACATGCTCGCGTCGCGCTCGCACCACACGACGACCGTGCTGCCCGACGGGCGGCTCCTCGCGGCCGGCGGCACCAACGGCACCGTCGTGCTCAACGCCGCCGAGCTCTACGACCCGCAGACCGGCGTCTGGGCGGCGACGGGCGGCATGCGCTACCCGCGCAACCTCCACACCGCCACGCTGCTCCCCAACGGACGGGTGCTGGCCGCGGGCGGCTTCATCTCGATCGGCTCGACCGGTGCGACGCGCTCGGCGGAACTCTTCTTCCCCGAGACCGGGACCTGGGTCCCGACCTCCCAGATGGTCTCCTCGCGCAGCTATCACACCTCCGTGCTCCTGCCCGACGGGAACGTCCTCGTGGCCGGCGGCTACGACGCGAGCGGGAACTACCTCAACACCGCCGAGATCTACATCACGACGGCGATGGTCTGGCGCCCGATCCCTTCGATGTCGGTCGCGCGCGGCCAGCACACGATGAGCCTTCAGCAGAACGGCAAGGTCCTGGTCGCCGGCGGCGTCAACAGCACCGTGCGCGGCGAGGTCGAGGAGTACAACCCGACCACCGGGCTCTGGACGCTGCGGACCTCGCTGAGCCAGTCGCGCTACGCGCACAGCGCCACGCTCCTGCGCGACGGGCGTCTGCTCGTCACCGGCGGCTCCGACGGGTACGGAGAGATCGCCGCCGCGGAGATCTACAACCCCGTCACGAACGCGTGGGCTTACACGACCTCCTTCGGGGGGGGGAACGGCAACGACATGCTCGTGCCGCGCCTGCGCCACAACGCGACCCTCCTTCCCGACGGCAAGGTGCTCGTCACCGGCGGCATCGACCGCCTCGGTCAGCCGGTCATCGACACCGAAGGCTTCGACGTCGACCACAGCACCTGGCAGCTGCAGGGCAAGCTCGCGGCCGCGCGCGCCTACCACTCCACGCTCCTCGCGCACAACGGGATGGTCGTGCTGGTCGGCGGCTTCACCGGGCTCGACCGCCTGAACTCCGTCGAATACCGCTATTACGCCCCGGGGACGATCGACCAGGCCTCCCCGCCCCCGAGCCTGCGCCAGCCGACCATCGTCAGCATCGACACGATGACCTTCGTGCAGGGGACCTCCATCACCCTGCGGGGGACGCACTTCCAGGGCAACGGCGAGGCCTCCGGAGGCCGCGGCAACGCGCAGTCCTCCCACCACCTGCCCCGCGTCTACATCCAGCGCATGGACGGCTCGGGGAACAACACGCAGTCCGACAGCGGCTTCGTCGTCGACCTGACGACCCGCGTCTACGACCCCGCCTACAATGCGTGGTCGATCATGGACTCCTCGATCACCCTTCAGATCCCGACGAGCACCGGGCTCGCACCGCGCGGCTGGTATCAGATCCGCGTAGCGGCCAACGCTCAGTTCTCCGACGCCATGTCCATCCAGATCGGCCCACCCCGGCCGAGCGCGAGCCCGGGCATCCCCTCGGGGATCGTCCTCGGGGTGTCCTCGATCTCGTGGACCTGGAACGCGGCCGGCGGGTCCTTCGACGGCTACATCGTCTATTCCGCGACCAACGGGGTCTTCATCGCGACCGCGCCGACGAACGTCTTCATCCAGCGGAACCTCGGTCCCGACACGGTCGCGGCCATCAAGGTCGCCGCCTTCAACATCTCGGGCGACGGCCCGGTCATCACCTCCAGCGTCCCCTACACCACCCCCTCGGGAGACATCACCGGGCTCTCCGGCGCTCCGCAGTCGCCGACCTCCATCCTCTGGTCCTGGTCGAACAACAGCGCGGCCTCCTCCTACAACGTCTTCGCGACGACCTCCGGCACGCGCATCGCGACCGTCGGCACCCCGTCCTTCCTCATGAGCGGGATCTCGACGAACACGGCCTACGGCCTCCAGATCCAGGCCATCACCGACACCGGCAACGGGCTCCTCTCTCCGGGCGTGACCGTGTACACTTACGCGGCGGCGCCCGGCGCGGGCATCCCGGCGCTGAACTACGTCTCCACCGGCGGGTTCCTGGCGACCTGGCAGGCCAACCAGAACCCGACCGGGACGACCTTCAACCTGAAGATCCTCCCCGACGGGACGGGCGCTGCGGTCGCGATCACGGACATCACGGACCTCACCCGCGGGCTGACGGTCGACAACGCCGCGATGGTCCCCAACACGCTCTACCACGTGAGCGTCGCCGCGGTCAACGGCGACGGCATCGAGAGCGCCTACACGGCCCTGGGGAGCACCTGCACGCTCGCCAACCCGGCGGCGAGCCCGACGGTCGCCTTCACCGACCCCGCGAGCATCGGCGTGGTCTGGGGCGCGAACTCGAATTCGTCGACGACCACCTGGCAGATCGTGGTCTCCTCCGACAACTTCGTCAACCACTACTCGACGCCCATCGCCTACTCCTCGAGCTACACGGCGCTGAGCGCGACGCTCTCCGGGCTCCTCACGGGACTCACCTACGACATCCGCATCTACGCGCGCAACCAGTACGGCGCCGAGACCGCGTTCGTCTCCACCCGCGCGTTCACCGACAACGGCGGCGGCCCCGTCGGCTCGCTGGCCATCCTCGCGCCGAAGAACGCGATGACGGTCATGTCCGGCAACATCGGCTCCGGCCGCAAGATCTTCGTGCGCGTGCCGCCGAACACCTTCTCGGAGGACGTCCGCCTCTTCATCTCCTCCTACAGCGTCCTGAACTGCGGGAACATCAACGCCGCGGTCGTCGTGACGCCCATCCCCTACCTGCAGGCCAAGGGCCCCTTCGAGCTCGGCATCTCCTACAACACCGGCGAGGCGAACCTCGGGAGCGTCGCCACCCTCGGGATGGTGCGCTACGACGAGACCTCGCGCGCCTGCGTCCCGCTGCAGAGCCGCGTCGACGACGCCTCCCGGCTCGTCACCGCCCAGCTCAACCACCTCTCCATCTACCAGCTCGCCCAGCTCTCGCCCTCCAGCACGATCGAGACGGCGCGCGTCTTCCCGAACCCGCTCTACAAGAACAGCCAGAGCTATTTCACCTTCGACCGGCTCCCCGCGGGGAGCCGGGTGCGCGTCTTCACTCTGCACGGGGAAGAGCTCTTCGACCGCACCGCGAACGCCTCCGGCCTCCTCACCTGGGACGCCGCCAACAAATCCGGACGCCCGGTCGCCAGCGGCCTCTATCTGGCCGTCATCGAGGCCAACGGCAACCGCCGGACCCTGAAGATCGCGGTGGTGCGCTGA
- a CDS encoding glycogen-binding domain-containing protein codes for MAFDPFGVKNEPPRETGTADTVPLRPAHGGSRTLWGGLLAVIGLVLLLCAGGLYARIRHLSQPPLVVARTPAKPAAAAPEAKTPAKEESPQETKPAAPETKKEPAKTSKTPAAKEAAKPAPPAPKAAAPAAEPANGASARPAGGVSKPVDFSYADAGAKEVYLLGPFLVRTNGRKPMFKDSSGEWRLTVYLKSGSPYAYRFEAIDAHGKRHLTKKQTVEVP; via the coding sequence GTGGCCTTCGATCCCTTCGGCGTGAAGAACGAACCTCCCCGCGAGACGGGGACGGCGGACACCGTCCCGCTCCGTCCCGCGCACGGCGGCAGCCGCACCCTCTGGGGCGGCCTACTCGCCGTCATCGGTCTCGTCCTCCTGCTCTGCGCCGGCGGCCTCTACGCCCGGATCCGTCACCTCTCGCAGCCTCCGCTCGTCGTCGCCCGGACGCCGGCCAAGCCCGCCGCCGCGGCCCCCGAAGCCAAGACTCCCGCGAAGGAGGAGTCCCCGCAGGAGACGAAGCCCGCCGCGCCCGAAACGAAGAAGGAGCCCGCGAAGACTTCGAAGACCCCCGCCGCGAAGGAGGCCGCAAAGCCGGCGCCTCCCGCACCCAAAGCGGCGGCCCCGGCCGCCGAGCCGGCGAACGGCGCCTCGGCCCGTCCGGCCGGAGGGGTCTCCAAACCCGTCGATTTCTCGTATGCCGACGCCGGGGCCAAGGAGGTCTACCTCCTCGGTCCGTTCCTCGTCCGCACCAACGGCCGCAAGCCGATGTTCAAGGACTCCTCCGGCGAATGGCGCCTGACGGTCTACCTGAAGTCCGGCAGCCCCTATGCCTACCGGTTCGAAGCCATCGACGCCCACGGCAAGCGCCACCTCACGAAGAAGCAGACCGTCGAAGTCCCCTAG